From the genome of Rhodohalobacter sp. SW132:
GGAGTATAAGCTCAAGTTCGATGGGCTCTGATGCTGCTGATCTAAATAATAACGGATGGCCGGATATCTATGTCGCAGATATGCTACCGTATTCAGAAGAGCGCAGAAAATCGAAAATGAATTATGAAACGGAAGATGAGTACCGGGAAAGCTTTGAAAAAGGATTTCACCATCAATTTACACGAAATACTTTTCAGATGAACAACGGAGACGGAACGTTTTCTGAGGTCAGCCGGCTCACAGAAACAGAGGCTACGGACTGGAGCTGGGCAGTTCTGATCGCCGATTTCGATCACAGCGGCCACAACGATATTTATGTTACAAACGGAATTTACAAAGATTTGCTTGATCAGGATTATCTTGAGTATACCTCAAATCCCTCCAGAATTACTGAAATCATAGAAACAACGCCTGATCGTGTGATTATGTCACTCATGGATATCATCCCTTCGGAGCCTGTGGGGAATGTACTGTTTTCGGGAGAGGGGGAGATGGGGTTTCGGGACAGCAGCGAGGCGTGGGGCCTGGGTGAGCCGGGATTTTCGAGCGGTGCGGCGTGGTCCGACCTGAACGGGGACGGGGCTCTGGACCTGGTGGTCAGCGATGTGAACGGCCCGGCCCGGATCTATCGCAACCGCACCGCAGAGCTTCGCCCGGACCACCGCTGGCTGCGTGTGGACCTTGAGGGAACCGCGCCCAACACGCAGGCGATCGGCGCGCAGCTGCAGGTGTGGGCCGGCGGGCGGCAGTGGTACCGCGAGCAGATGCTCCAGCGGGGCTTCCAGTCGAGCGTGGAGCCGGGGCTTTTTGTGGGCCTTGGGGAGATCTCCCGCGTGGATTCGCTGGTGCTGCGCTGGCCGGACGGGCAAACCAGCCGGGCGGCAGACCTGGAGCTGCCGGCCCGGATCACCCTGCGCCAGGCGGAGGGTGAAGAACGTCCGGCCCCGCCCCCGGGACTGGCCGTACTTCCGGGCGATTTCCAGAACCTGCAAGAGTCCGAAGCGGAGCGGAGGTCCCGGCAGCGTTCAGGGGCAGAGGACCTGACAGAGTTGAGCGAATGCGAACCCTGTAAGAGTCCGGATATCGGGGCGGAAATTCATGACACAGACGCTCATTCATCCGACTCTGGCAGGAACGCAAAAGAGCGTGCTCTGCCAGGTCGTTCGTGGCTTCAGCCGGTGGAACTCCCTCCGCTGAGCGACCGGGCCCACGAGCGCTACCCGTACAGCGACTTCACCCGCGAGCGGCTGCTGGTGCACATGCGCTCGTCGGAAGGCCCGGCCCTGTGCACCGGGGACGTGACGGGCAACGGGCTGTCCGATGTCTACATCGGCGGGGCGCGGGGGCAGTCCGGGGCGCTCTACCTGCAGGATGGCGGCGGCTTCCGCGAGCAGACCCCGGCGTCGCTCACCGGCGACGCCGCCTCAGAGGATACCGACTGCGCGCTTTTTGACGCCACGGGCAACGGACACCTTGACCTGTACGTAGCCAGCGGGGGCAACTCCTTTTCGAGCAGCTCCTCGGCGCTGATGGACCGCCTGTATTACGGGGACGGCAGCGGCGGGTTTGAGCGATCAGGCCAGGTCCTGCCGACCCGGAGCCGGTATGTGAGCAGCTCGACGGTGGCGGTGGGCGACCTCACGGGCAACGGGCACGCGGACCTGTTCGTGGGCGAGCGGCTTCGGCTGTTTTCGGTGGGCCTGCCGGCGGGCGGCTACCTGCTGGAGGGTGACGGTCAGGGGCAGTTCCGGGACGTGACCGGGCAGTGGGCGCCGGAGCTGGGCGAGCTGGGGATGATCACCTCCGCGGTGTGGACCGACTGGACAGGCGACGGGCGCGATGACCTGGTGGTGACCGGCGAGTGGATGTCCCCGAAGGTGTTTGCCAACCGCGGGGACCGCCTGGAGAACATCAGCGCAGACCTGGGCCTGGAAGAAGTAACCGGTTGGTGGAACGCGGTGCACGCAGCTGACCTGAGCGGGAACGGCCTGCCGGACCTGGTGCTGGGTGGCCACGGGCTGAACTCGCAGTTTCGCGCAAGTGAAGAATCCCCGGTGCGGATGTGGGCGGGCGACCTGCAGGGCAACGGAATGGTGGAGCAGCTGCTGAGCATGCCGCGGGAGGGGCGCGACTACCCGGTGGCGCTGCGCCACGATTTGATTGATGAGATTCCCACGCTTCGGGAGGCCTACCCGGACTATGCGAGCTACGGGGGGCAGACGGTTCAGGATGTAATCGAGGCGGGTGGGCTGTCGCCGTCGGTGGAGCTGCAGGCTGCGGAGCTGGCCAGCGTGGTGGTGTGGAACGAAGGAGGCGGGCAGGTGCGTGTGGAGCGTATGCCGCTGCGGGCGCAGCTGTCGCCGGTGTACGGGATCTGGAGCGGCGACCTGAGTGGGGACGGCCGCCCGGAGGTTGTGCTGGGGGGCAACCTGCACGAGGTGAAGCCGATAGCAGGTCCGTATGACGGAAGCTTCGGCGTGGTGCTGTCTGCAGGAGAATCGGGGGAGCTGACCGCTTATCATCCGGAGCAGAGCGGGTTTCGGGTGCGCGGGGCGGTGCGCCGGATCGCGGCAGTGGAAGGCGCCGAAGGACAGAAGTGGCTGATCGCCGTCCGCAACAACGACACTCCGGTTCTCTTTAAAATGAATCAGAAAAATAATTAAGCGTATAGACTATGAATCGATTCATAATCTTACTAATTACCTTTTACCGAGTGAAATTAATGTTTTTGAATTGTTTTATTCAGTTGAAAACTGAACATGAATACAGAAAATTATACATTTCAATTTCTTAAGCACACTCTTATCATCAATTTAATATCATCGAAATCGAAACAGACAAATCTTATGAAGTACCTCGTTTTCATCACAATTATCTTCAGCTTAATTGCGTGTGATCAGAGAAGCGATTACGAACGTCTTATTCAGGACGGCCAACGCTCCGATGTTCGTCACGACTCACTTTTTCTCGGTTATGAACTTGGAATGGAACAGCAGCAATTCCTCGATCATAGCTGGCAGTTGAACCAGGAAGGTTTAATTACCGGCGGCACACAAATTGAGTACCGGCTCACAGACCTTTCATATGATGCACGGATGGTATTCTATCCGCATTTCGAAAATGGTAAGATTTATAAGATGCCGATTGAGATATCCTACAATTCCTGGGCAATCTGGAATCGTGAACTCTACTCAGAACACATGATCAATGACCTCCTTGAATACTATGAAAATATTTACGGAACCGGGTTCAGGCAGGTCGATCATCCGGTGCTAAACCGCCAGGTATGGATGAAGGTTGACGGGAACCGAAAAATAGTAATCTATCCTAAAGATGATATGATTACCCGGGTTGAATTTACGGATCTGTCAGTCCAAAAAGAATAAATGGAAATTATGAAACTGTTGGGAGACAATCGTATATCATATGTTGCCTTCATTATTTCTATATTGATTTTCTCTGCATCCTGCACTTCCGAAACGCATGATGAAGTGCTTTTTGAGAAACTTTCGCAAGATCAAACCGGAATTGATTTCGAAAACAAGCTCTCATTTGATCCCGATTTTAATATCTACAGATATAGGAATTTCTATAACGGCGGCGGAGTGGCTGCGGGTGATATAAGCGGAAACGGACTTCCTGATCTTTTCTTTATCGGTAATATGGAGCCGAATCGTCTTTACCTGAATAAGGGCGATTTTACGTTTGAAGATGTAACCGAATATGCCGGTGTGGCCGGATCGATGGGATGGTCAACCGGTGTAAGCCTGGTCGATATCAACGGTAACGGATTGCTCGATATATACGTGACAAACTCCGGGCTTTTTGATGAAGATGAGAGAAGAAACGAGCTTTTCATAAATAACGGGGATTTGACCTTTACTGAAAGTGCAGCAGAGTACGGACTGGACGATCCGGGCTTTGCGATTCATGCGATCTTTTTCGATTACGATGGTGATGGGGATCTCGATATGTATCTGCTGAATAACTCAAACCGCGCGATCAGCAGTTTTGATATCAGTGAAAATCTGCGCGATGTTCGGGATGAGCATGGCGGAGATAAATTATTCAGAAATGATAACGGTACGTTTGTTGATGTCTCTGAAGAAGCGGGCATATATGGGAGCGAAATTGGGTTTTCATTAAGTGCATCCATCGCCGACATCAACCGCAACGGCCTGCCGGATATTTACGTGGCAAATGATTTTTTTGAACGTGATTATCTCTATCTGAATAACGGAGACGGTACCTTCCGTGAAGTTCTGGATGAACAGATGCGAAGCATCAGTGCGGCTTCAATGGGTTCTGATATTGGGGATCTCAACAACAACGGATGGCCCGATATTTACGTATCGGATATGCTTCCCCAATCAAACCGCCGTCTGAAAACAATGACTACATTTGAGGACTGGGACCGATATACGGAGAAGGTGGAGTACGATTACGGTCACCAGTTTACACGAAATGCTTTTCAGATGAACAACGGAGACGGAACGTTTTCTGAGGTCAGCCGGCTCACAGAAACAGAGGCTACGGACTGGAGCTGGGCGGTTCTGATCGCCGATTTCGACCACAGCGGCCACAACGATATTTACGTTACAAACGGTTTATTACAGGATATCACCAATCTCGATTATCTTGGGGATATACGATCACCTGATATGGTTCGGTCGATTGTTACTGGCGAAGGTGCCGACTTTGAAGAGCTAATCAATATCATCCCTTCGGAACCTGTGGGGAATGTACTGTTTTCGGGAGAGGG
Proteins encoded in this window:
- a CDS encoding VCBS repeat-containing protein; translation: MNKSQSIFFSFVMILFLVHCSSSEDAETDPSLFERLPSSVTGIEFENRLYPTEEFNMYVFRNFYNGGGVAIGDVSGNGLPDIFFGGNMVSNRLYLNKGNFEFEDITEQAGLLSDGIWTTGVSMVDINGNGLLDIYITKSGPPEGERRYNELFINNGDLTFTEKAEEYGLAEIGLSTHAVFFDYDGDGLLDMYLLNNSFDPVGNYDGVTGESRKIYDPHGGSKLFKNEGGRFTDVTEKAGIYGSRIGFDLSASIADFNRNGLPDIYVANDFFERDYLYLNNGDGTFREVLEDKMRSISSSSMGSDAADLNNNGWPDIYVADMLPYSEERRKSKMNYETEDEYRESFEKGFHHQFTRNTFQMNNGDGTFSEVSRLTETEATDWSWAVLIADFDHSGHNDIYVTNGIYKDLLDQDYLEYTSNPSRITEIIETTPDRVIMSLMDIIPSEPVGNVLFSGEGEMGFRDSSEAWGLGEPGFSSGAAWSDLNGDGALDLVVSDVNGPARIYRNRTAELRPDHRWLRVDLEGTAPNTQAIGAQLQVWAGGRQWYREQMLQRGFQSSVEPGLFVGLGEISRVDSLVLRWPDGQTSRAADLELPARITLRQAEGEERPAPPPGLAVLPGDFQNLQESEAERRSRQRSGAEDLTELSECEPCKSPDIGAEIHDTDAHSSDSGRNAKERALPGRSWLQPVELPPLSDRAHERYPYSDFTRERLLVHMRSSEGPALCTGDVTGNGLSDVYIGGARGQSGALYLQDGGGFREQTPASLTGDAASEDTDCALFDATGNGHLDLYVASGGNSFSSSSSALMDRLYYGDGSGGFERSGQVLPTRSRYVSSSTVAVGDLTGNGHADLFVGERLRLFSVGLPAGGYLLEGDGQGQFRDVTGQWAPELGELGMITSAVWTDWTGDGRDDLVVTGEWMSPKVFANRGDRLENISADLGLEEVTGWWNAVHAADLSGNGLPDLVLGGHGLNSQFRASEESPVRMWAGDLQGNGMVEQLLSMPREGRDYPVALRHDLIDEIPTLREAYPDYASYGGQTVQDVIEAGGLSPSVELQAAELASVVVWNEGGGQVRVERMPLRAQLSPVYGIWSGDLSGDGRPEVVLGGNLHEVKPIAGPYDGSFGVVLSAGESGELTAYHPEQSGFRVRGAVRRIAAVEGAEGQKWLIAVRNNDTPVLFKMNQKNN